One Thermus sp. CCB_US3_UF1 DNA window includes the following coding sequences:
- a CDS encoding TIGR00282 family metallophosphoesterase yields MRVLFIGDVMAEPGLRAVSLHLPDIRDRYDLVIANGENAAKGKGLDRRAYRLLREAGVDLVSLGNHAWDHKEVYELLEREPVVRALNYPPGTPGRGWWRLPVGKESLLFVQVMGRVFMDPLDDPFRALDALLAQEEADYVLVEVHAEATSEKMALAHYLDGRVSAVLGTHTHVPTLDAMRLPKGTLYQTDVGMTGTYQSIIGGEVETFLARFLTGRPQPFRAAQGRARFHATELFFEGGKPLSLSPYVWEEP; encoded by the coding sequence ATGCGGGTTCTCTTCATTGGGGACGTGATGGCCGAGCCTGGCCTGCGGGCGGTGAGCCTGCACCTGCCCGACATCCGCGACCGCTACGACCTGGTCATCGCCAACGGGGAGAACGCCGCCAAGGGCAAGGGCCTGGACCGTCGCGCCTACCGCCTCTTGCGGGAGGCAGGGGTGGACCTCGTCTCCCTGGGCAACCACGCCTGGGACCACAAGGAGGTGTACGAGCTTTTGGAGCGGGAGCCCGTGGTGCGGGCCCTCAACTATCCCCCTGGGACCCCGGGCCGGGGCTGGTGGCGGCTTCCCGTGGGGAAGGAGAGCCTCCTCTTCGTCCAGGTGATGGGACGGGTCTTCATGGACCCCCTGGACGACCCCTTCCGCGCCCTGGACGCCCTCCTGGCCCAGGAGGAGGCGGATTACGTTCTGGTGGAGGTCCACGCCGAGGCCACCAGCGAGAAGATGGCCCTGGCCCATTACCTGGACGGGCGGGTTTCCGCCGTCCTGGGCACCCACACCCACGTGCCCACCCTGGACGCCATGCGGCTGCCCAAGGGCACCCTCTACCAGACCGACGTGGGCATGACGGGCACCTACCAGTCCATCATCGGCGGGGAGGTGGAGACCTTTTTGGCCCGCTTCCTCACGGGCCGTCCCCAGCCCTTCCGCGCCGCCCAGGGCCGGGCCCGGTTCCACGCCACGGAGCTCTTCTTTGAGGGGGGGAAGCCCCTTTCCCTCAGCCCCTACGTCTGGGAGGAGCCTTGA
- the greA gene encoding transcription elongation factor GreA — MKKPVYLTPEGYRRLQEELHHLKTTKRQEISADFEQALEEGDLRENAGYDEARRAMWQNEARIAQLEDLLSRAVVVEGNGTYEQVALGCQVELETEAGERLSLAIVGSHEADIFSGKISDESPLGQALLGKKVGDVVEIRGKKGAQVYTILEIKPL; from the coding sequence ATGAAAAAGCCGGTCTACCTCACCCCGGAAGGCTATCGGCGCCTTCAGGAGGAGCTGCATCACCTGAAAACCACCAAGCGGCAGGAGATCTCCGCCGACTTTGAGCAGGCCCTGGAGGAGGGGGATCTGCGGGAGAACGCCGGCTACGACGAGGCCCGGCGGGCCATGTGGCAGAACGAGGCCCGCATCGCCCAGCTGGAGGACCTCCTGAGCCGGGCGGTGGTGGTGGAGGGGAACGGCACCTACGAGCAGGTGGCCTTGGGCTGCCAGGTGGAGCTGGAAACCGAGGCGGGGGAGAGGCTTTCCCTGGCCATCGTGGGCAGCCACGAGGCGGACATCTTCAGCGGCAAGATCTCCGACGAGTCCCCCCTGGGCCAGGCCCTGTTGGGCAAGAAGGTGGGGGACGTGGTGGAGATCCGGGGCAAGAAGGGGGCCCAGGTTTACACCATCCTGGAGATCAAGCCCCTATAG
- a CDS encoding DNA repair protein RecO, which translates to MERYRLEEGLVVGRKALPQGDLLLRFVTPKGSLEALAKKGLRPTGRSGRLSLFHHVRFQVYAKGEGLPTLTQAELVGRLHGLEEPRRFLLASFLAELAYRLASPEAAPRLYPVLVSGLRGIAKHPEPLLPLVWAGWRVVKAGGLAPSLLGPGLHLQGGRLGEEGVYLGEKGVEALRAILHLPGGEALAYLEEAPLERLFLALKGHAEEALGPLRSALAL; encoded by the coding sequence GTGGAGCGCTACCGGCTAGAGGAGGGGCTGGTGGTGGGGCGGAAGGCCCTTCCCCAAGGCGACCTCCTCCTGCGCTTCGTCACGCCCAAGGGGAGCCTCGAGGCCCTGGCGAAAAAGGGCCTTAGGCCCACGGGGCGCTCGGGGCGGCTTTCCCTCTTCCACCACGTCCGCTTCCAGGTTTACGCCAAGGGCGAGGGCCTGCCCACCCTGACCCAGGCGGAGCTGGTGGGCCGCCTCCACGGCCTGGAAGAACCCCGGCGCTTCCTCCTGGCCTCCTTCCTGGCCGAGCTGGCCTACCGCCTGGCCTCCCCCGAGGCCGCCCCTAGGCTCTACCCCGTCCTGGTCTCGGGCCTGCGGGGCATCGCCAAGCACCCCGAGCCCCTCCTTCCCCTGGTCTGGGCGGGCTGGCGGGTGGTGAAGGCCGGGGGCCTGGCCCCAAGCCTCCTGGGGCCGGGCCTCCACCTCCAGGGGGGGCGGCTGGGGGAGGAAGGGGTTTACCTGGGGGAGAAGGGGGTGGAGGCCCTAAGGGCCATCCTCCACCTCCCCGGGGGGGAGGCCCTGGCCTACCTGGAAGAAGCCCCCCTGGAAAGGCTCTTCCTGGCCCTGAAGGGCCACGCGGAGGAAGCCCTTGGCCCCTTGCGCAGCGCCCTAGCCCTATAG
- a CDS encoding phosphoenolpyruvate carboxylase, giving the protein MTPEPFDRLRAEVDLLGRLLGEAIRAVSGERILALVEEVRHLAKARRQGEEGAGEALGRRVEGLSLAEAEALVRAFTHYFHLVNLAEERHRVRVNRLRAEAETLENPRPEGFLALAKALKERGLSLEEAEAHLNRLELHLTFTAHPTETRRRTLRHHLERLGEELEAGEKERLLARVALLYATEEVRKARPSVEDEIKGGLYYLPTTLWRAIPRVVAGLEAALERVYGRRPRLRSPVRFRSWIGGDRDGNPFVTPEVTAFAARYARQVARERFLQELEALVRDLSLAEARVPVPREVRSGGEGVERFPGEAYRRFFAGLYGRLEREELTTEGLLRAVRLAEGGLEGVGLGPVARAFLRPLEARLTAFGLELAPLDLREESAKLLEAAAELLRAGGVHPDLLSLPPEAQEALLTEELGSARPLLPVGEEPQGEALRVALGSMRAWRDKGAHVVSMTHHPADLLAVFLLAREVGLYRPGRPLPLDVVPLFETLEDLHRAPEVLRRLLGNPVFRTHAQGRGGVEVMIGYSDSNKDAGFLAANLALYEAQEALAQVGREAGLPVFFFHGRGTSTARGGGPAGRAIASLPPRSVGHRLRLTEQGEALADRYAHPDLAVRHLEQLLFHFAQAALGEGREPEPAWREALRGAAEESMGRYRALLGQEGFFPFFEAFTPIREIGELPIASRPVYRHGRVREIRDLRAIPWVMAWTQVRLLLPGWYGLSALEGLPLSLLRGMYRGWPFFATTLESAAMALAKADLGVARLYLRLVPEALHPFFHHLAEEYRKTVALLEAIFEAPLLHNQRTLERQIALRNPYVDPINFVQVELLARYRAPGGREDEGVRKALLLSLLGVAAGLRNAG; this is encoded by the coding sequence TTGACCCCGGAGCCCTTTGACCGCCTCAGGGCCGAGGTGGACCTCCTGGGCCGCCTCCTGGGGGAGGCCATCCGGGCCGTTTCCGGGGAGCGGATCCTCGCCCTGGTGGAGGAGGTGCGCCATCTGGCCAAGGCCCGCCGGCAGGGGGAGGAGGGGGCGGGGGAGGCCCTGGGCCGAAGGGTGGAGGGCCTTTCCCTGGCCGAGGCCGAGGCCCTGGTGCGGGCCTTCACCCACTACTTCCACCTGGTGAACCTGGCGGAGGAGCGGCACCGGGTGCGGGTGAACCGCCTGCGGGCGGAGGCGGAAACCCTGGAAAACCCCAGACCCGAGGGCTTTTTGGCCCTGGCCAAGGCCCTGAAGGAGCGGGGGCTTTCCCTGGAGGAGGCGGAGGCCCACCTGAACCGCCTGGAGCTTCACCTCACCTTTACCGCCCACCCCACGGAGACCCGGCGGCGCACCCTGCGCCACCACCTGGAGCGCCTGGGGGAGGAGCTGGAAGCGGGGGAGAAGGAGCGCCTCCTGGCCCGGGTGGCCCTGCTCTATGCCACCGAGGAGGTGCGCAAGGCCCGCCCCTCGGTGGAGGACGAGATCAAGGGGGGGCTTTACTACCTGCCCACCACCCTTTGGCGGGCCATCCCCCGGGTGGTGGCGGGCCTCGAGGCGGCCCTGGAACGGGTCTATGGCCGGCGTCCCCGCCTCCGGAGCCCGGTCCGCTTCCGCAGCTGGATCGGGGGGGACCGGGACGGGAACCCCTTCGTCACCCCGGAGGTGACGGCCTTCGCCGCCCGCTACGCCCGCCAGGTGGCCCGCGAGCGGTTTTTGCAGGAGCTGGAGGCCCTGGTGCGGGACCTTTCCCTCGCCGAGGCCCGGGTCCCCGTCCCGCGGGAGGTGCGCTCCGGGGGGGAGGGGGTGGAGCGCTTCCCCGGGGAGGCCTACCGCCGCTTCTTCGCCGGCCTTTACGGGCGCCTGGAGCGGGAGGAGCTCACCACGGAAGGGCTTTTGCGGGCCGTGCGCCTGGCCGAGGGGGGGCTGGAGGGGGTGGGGCTTGGTCCCGTGGCCCGGGCCTTCCTCCGGCCCCTCGAGGCCCGCCTGACCGCCTTCGGCCTGGAGCTTGCCCCCTTGGACCTGAGGGAGGAGTCCGCCAAGCTCCTGGAGGCGGCGGCGGAGCTCCTGCGCGCGGGTGGGGTCCACCCCGACCTCCTCTCCCTTCCCCCTGAGGCCCAGGAGGCCCTCCTCACCGAGGAGCTGGGGAGCGCAAGGCCGCTCCTTCCCGTGGGGGAGGAGCCCCAAGGGGAGGCCCTGCGGGTGGCCCTGGGGTCCATGCGGGCCTGGCGGGACAAGGGGGCCCACGTGGTTTCCATGACCCACCACCCCGCCGACCTCTTGGCGGTCTTCCTCCTGGCCCGGGAGGTGGGCCTGTACCGTCCGGGAAGGCCCTTGCCCTTGGACGTGGTGCCCCTTTTTGAAACCCTTGAGGACCTGCACCGGGCCCCAGAGGTCCTCCGCCGCCTCCTTGGCAACCCGGTGTTCCGCACCCACGCCCAGGGAAGGGGCGGGGTGGAGGTCATGATCGGCTACTCCGACTCCAACAAGGATGCGGGCTTCCTGGCGGCCAACCTGGCCCTATACGAGGCCCAGGAGGCCCTGGCCCAGGTGGGGCGGGAAGCGGGGCTTCCCGTCTTCTTCTTCCACGGCCGGGGGACCTCCACCGCCCGGGGCGGGGGGCCTGCGGGGCGGGCCATCGCCAGCCTTCCCCCCAGGAGCGTGGGCCACCGCCTGCGCCTCACGGAGCAGGGGGAGGCCCTGGCCGACCGCTATGCCCACCCCGACCTGGCGGTGCGCCACCTGGAGCAGCTCCTCTTCCACTTTGCCCAGGCCGCCTTGGGGGAAGGGCGGGAGCCTGAGCCCGCCTGGCGGGAGGCCCTAAGGGGGGCAGCGGAGGAGAGCATGGGCCGCTACAGGGCCCTCCTGGGCCAGGAGGGCTTTTTCCCCTTCTTTGAGGCCTTCACCCCCATCCGCGAGATCGGGGAGCTGCCCATCGCCAGCCGTCCCGTCTACCGCCATGGCCGGGTGCGGGAGATCCGGGACCTCCGGGCCATCCCCTGGGTCATGGCCTGGACCCAGGTGCGCCTCCTCTTGCCCGGTTGGTATGGCCTTTCCGCCCTGGAGGGCCTGCCGCTTTCCCTGCTAAGGGGGATGTACCGGGGCTGGCCCTTCTTCGCCACCACCCTGGAGAGCGCGGCCATGGCCCTGGCCAAGGCCGACCTGGGGGTGGCCCGGCTTTACCTGCGCCTGGTGCCCGAGGCCCTTCACCCCTTCTTCCACCATCTGGCCGAGGAGTACCGCAAGACGGTGGCCCTCTTGGAGGCCATCTTTGAGGCCCCCCTTCTCCACAACCAGCGCACCCTGGAGCGGCAGATCGCCCTGCGTAACCCCTACGTGGACCCCATCAACTTCGTCCAGGTGGAACTCCTCGCCCGCTACCGCGCCCCGGGGGGCCGGGAGGACGAGGGGGTGCGCAAGGCCCTCCTCCTCTCCCTCTTGGGGGTAGCCGCCGGCCTGAGGAACGCGGGCTAG